ATGCCGGCCATCCCGCTCTGGTACTACCGGACCAACTCCGGCTACTCCACCAACGTCAAGAACGTCACGTTCGACTCCTTCGGCAACCCGGCCTGGACCCAGGTCGAGGTCAAGGGCTGACCGTGCCCGGCACCGGCCCCGCCCTCCCCGCACGGGGGGCGGGGCTCCGGTACTACGTCACCCCTTCGGAGGGAGGGCTCCCATGGGCCACTACGTGCTACGCCGCGTGCTCCAGATGATCCCGGTGTTCTTCGGGGCCACGCTGCTGATCTTCCTGATGGTGTACAGCCTGCCCGGCGACCCGATCGCCGCGATGTTCGGAGACAAGGCGGCCGACCCGGCGACCGTGGCCAACCTGCGGCACCAGTACTACCTCGACCAGCCGCTGTGGAAGCAGTACCTGCACTACATGGGCAACATCTTCCGCCTGGACTTCGGCACCAGCTTCACCGGCCGCCCGGTCTCCGAGATCATGGCGGACGCCTTCCCGGTCACCATCCGGCTGGCCCTGGTCGCCTTCTTCTTCGAGATCGTGATCGGCCTGCCGCTCGGTCTGCTGGCCGGCCTCAAGCGCGGCAGCATCGCGGACTCCCTGGTGCTGGTGCTGACCCTGGTGGTCATCTCGATCCCGGTCTTCGTGCTCGGCAACATCGCCCAGACGGTCTTCGCGATCAACCTCGGCTGGGTGACGGCGACCGTCCAGGACTCCAAGGACATCAGCCAGTTGATCCTGCCCGGCCTGGTGCTGGCCTCCCTGTCGCTGGCGTACGTCGCCCGGCTCACCCGCACCTCGATCGGCGAGAACCTGCGCGCCGACTACATCCGCACCGCGGTGGCCAAGGGTCTGCCGCGGCGCACCATCATCGGGCGGCACCTGCTGCGCAACTCGCTGATCCCGGTGGTGACCTTCCTGGGCACCGACCTGGGCGCGCTGATGGGCGGAGCGATCGTCACCGAGGGCATCTTCAACATCGCCGGCGTGGGCAACGTCCTCTACAAGGCGATCAACCAGAAGGAAGGCCCGACGGTGGTCGGCATCGTCACCGTGCTGGTGCTGGTCTACCTGGTCGCCAGCCTGATCGTCGACCTGCTCTACGCCGTCCTGGACCCGAGGATCCGCTATGCCTGAGCGCAACGAGGACATCCCCGACGACCACGACCCGCTGCGCAACATCCAGCCGACCGACAGCGACCACCTGGACTACGTCGGCCAGCAGGGCCTGGCGGTCGAGCAGGAGACGCTGATCGAGCCCGACCCGGCCAAGCGGGAGCAGGCGCGCAGCCTGTGGGGCGATGCCTGGCGGGACCTGCGGCGCCGGCCGGTCTTCCTGATCTCGGCGGTGCTGATCCTGCTGCTGGTGCTGGTCGCGATCTTCCCCGGGCTGTTCACCGACACCGACCCGCGGGCCGCCGACCTGACCAAGGACTACCTGCGCAAGCCCGACTACACCGACTTCTTCGGGGCCGGCTGGTTCGGCTACGACGGCCAGGGCCGCTCGATCTACGCCCGGGTGGTCTACGGGGCGCGAGCCTCGATCACGGTCGGCATCTGCGTCACCCTGGCGGTGACCCTGCTCGGCGGGCTGGTCGGCATGGTGGCCGGCTACTTCGGCGGCTGGGTCGACGCCGTGCTCTCCCGGCTCACCGACATCTTCTTCGGCATCCCGCTGCTGCTCGGCGCCCTGGTGCTGCTGAACGCGTTCGCCACCCGCACCGTCTGGTCGGTGGTGGTCGCGCTGGTCTTCCTCGGCTGGACACAGCTGGCCCGCGTGATGCGCGGCTCGGTGATCACCGTCAAGCAGTCCGACTACGTGGTCGCCGGGCGGGCACTGGGCGCCGGCACCCGGCGGCTGATGCTCCGGCACATCCTGCCGAACGCGATCG
This is a stretch of genomic DNA from Kitasatospora fiedleri. It encodes these proteins:
- a CDS encoding ABC transporter permease, producing MGHYVLRRVLQMIPVFFGATLLIFLMVYSLPGDPIAAMFGDKAADPATVANLRHQYYLDQPLWKQYLHYMGNIFRLDFGTSFTGRPVSEIMADAFPVTIRLALVAFFFEIVIGLPLGLLAGLKRGSIADSLVLVLTLVVISIPVFVLGNIAQTVFAINLGWVTATVQDSKDISQLILPGLVLASLSLAYVARLTRTSIGENLRADYIRTAVAKGLPRRTIIGRHLLRNSLIPVVTFLGTDLGALMGGAIVTEGIFNIAGVGNVLYKAINQKEGPTVVGIVTVLVLVYLVASLIVDLLYAVLDPRIRYA
- a CDS encoding ABC transporter permease — its product is MPERNEDIPDDHDPLRNIQPTDSDHLDYVGQQGLAVEQETLIEPDPAKREQARSLWGDAWRDLRRRPVFLISAVLILLLVLVAIFPGLFTDTDPRAADLTKDYLRKPDYTDFFGAGWFGYDGQGRSIYARVVYGARASITVGICVTLAVTLLGGLVGMVAGYFGGWVDAVLSRLTDIFFGIPLLLGALVLLNAFATRTVWSVVVALVFLGWTQLARVMRGSVITVKQSDYVVAGRALGAGTRRLMLRHILPNAIAPVIVVATIALGGYITAEATLSFLGIGLQDPTISWGVDISSAQRVIRQAPFALFFPAAALSVTVLAFIMLGDAVRDALDPKLR